The Leptospiraceae bacterium genome includes the window AGACTCTTAGAAAATCTTATATCTATCTGTAACCTTCTGATTTTAATTCACCATGATTCAAGTACAGTCCTGAAGATCCAACTGAAGGAGCTCTAGTATGTCCTGAGTATTGTGTGTAAGTTACATTTTTGTTAAATGGCCAAATTCCTTCAGATTGAGTCAAAGAACTCTGGCATTTATCAACTCCACCAACTGTGCTGTATGCACAAGATGAGTGGTAAGCAACCGCATAGTCGTCTTCACCTGGTAGAATTGCAGATGCACCAGCCATTCCCTTGTAACCAGGAACTTGGTAAATTGTAACTCCGCCTGTGTTGTTATGGTTGTATGCAGCTCTTGCAGTAGAAACTACAAGGGACTTATCCATTGCATTTCCTGCCCAGCTCAATACAAATGAGTTGAGTGTGTTTGCAAGCTCAGACCCACCGGATGCAGCAGCAAGTGCTGTAACTTTTACTATATTGAAACCTTTGCTTGCAGCAGTTCCACCAAGATTTGCAAGCCAATACTCAGTTGCGTAGCAACCAGCACTGTGGCAAACAATCTTACAAGAATTTGCACCTTTACACTGGTTGGTTAGAACAGTAGTAAGGTTTGTTTGTGCTCTTGCAGTTCCATAAGTTCTTGGATCAGTAGTTCCGTCGTAACCGACAAAATACTTAGTTCCGGAAACAGTGTTAGCAGATGCACCCCAGTAGTTGTTTACATCAGTTGTACCTGTTCCATTATGATTGGAACCTGATTTTCCGTGAACAAAAATTGTTCTGTTTTGAGCCATTAAAGACCCGGAAACAAACAATAAAATCGAAATGAGTAAATAGAATTTACGCATTTTTGCCTCCTCTTAGATAAGCCTACTCTTAGACTTTCAGACATACTTTAGACTAATTTACTAAATTGTAAAGAAATTTTTTATTTTTTGGCAAAAATTTTTCAAATTTGTGAAGATGTGGCAAGACTATGCTATTGCGAAAATTCTAAATCCAATCCTTCAAATTCCAGAATTTTGAGAGCATTTCCGGATTTTACGACTCCGCCCTTGATTTTATAGTCAAAATTCATTTTTCCGTCTTCGATAATCTCACTAAAATGGTGGAGGTGTAAACCGCTAAAATTATTTGCCAATTCGGTATCGTGGGTGGTTACAAAACTTATGGATCGGTACTCTTGCAATTTTTTTAAAATACCCGTAGTGGCAATAAATCTTTCTCTGGAGTTTGTTCCTTTTAATAATTCATCTAATAAAACTAAACTTTTTTTATTTTTGTTGAGGCTTTTCAAAATTGATGAAATTTTTTTCACCTCTGCATAAAAAAATGAAATTCCATCAATTAGAGAGTCTTCGTTTCTTATGCTTGTAAGTATGGAAATCGGAGGCAGACAAAAATTTTCGGCAGGGACTGAGCTTCCGCATAACGCAAGAACGCTGTTTATGCCAATGGTTCTAAGATAGGTAGTCTTGCCGGACATATTGGATCCAGTTATTAAATCAATCTCACCAAAATGAATTTCAGCTAAATCGTTTTGTACTCTTTTACTTTTTGGAATTAGAGGGTGAGACATTTTCTTTGCAGATATCGATTCATACGAATCTGAAATTTGAGGAAAGTTATTTTCCGGATTGTGAAAATGGAAGTGGCTAAAAGGAAGAATCGAATCAAGATAAATAATTGTATCCGACCAAATTTTCAGGGATTCAGAATATTTTTTTTGCCAATTATCCAACTGGTCTATTAACCAAAAATCCCACAAAAATAAAATATTCAGTAAGAAATGCGTAGAAGGAGAATGAACAATCGACACCTTATTCATAATTTTAAAAAGACTGTGGAAGGATTTTTTAATTTCTTTTTCATCAAAAGAATATTTTTCTAATATGTTTAAGGATATATTTTTTCGAATTAGAAAAGTAAGAACTTTTTCAATTGTTTTGATTTTTTCTGAAACGTTGTAATATGGCTTGAAATGGTTTAATAGTTTTGAACGAAAAAAAACGAATAATGAAAATTGAAAAAAGAACAAACTCGATGTAAAAATCGAAATATTAAAAACAAAATTGACAAAAGCCGATGAAATGAAGAGAATACACAATATCTTATAGCTGATTTGAAGAAATTTTCTATTTTCAAAAAAGAAATTTCTACTTTTATTCAGATCGGTTAATTTTACTTTTGTGTGGTTTTCTTTTTTTTCAATATCTCTCCAAAGTCTGAGGTATTTCAAGGTGAGAGTTTTCTCTAGGGTGAGTTTTCGTATTCTATTTTGTCTTTCTAAGATTTCAGATTCGCTTCTGTCCTTAATGCAAAGTAAAGACTCCAATAATTTTTTTTCTCCTTCGACTGTTTGTGTGGTATCTAAATACAGAAAAAGTCCACTATCACCAAAAATATCTAAATCCTTTTGATAAATGTTATTCGGGAAATTTTTCCAGTCAGTGTTGTTGTTTAAATTTTTAAAATCGAGTCTTGCTCTGCACAGCTCTTTTTTGATAACTTCCAAATACGATGCTAAACGATTTCTATATTTTTTAATTTTTTGAAATAGGAAAACATAATAAAAAAAAATTCCTGTAAGAGGTAATAGTCCAACTTGATATAGGAAATTTTCAGTTCTGGAAAAATATAAAATCGAAAAATATACAACACAAGATATGAATATTCCTAATCGAATTCTGGAAATTTTTCTTAAAAATAGATTAAGGTTGAGTTCTTTATTTTGAAGTTTTTCTTTTCTTCTTTCGAGAACAGTCTCCGGGTGGAAGATTTTCATTAACAGGTTACATTTTCGTAGTTTTCTGTTTCTCTTTTATAAATCTCAAGATCCAATAATTTTATAAGGCTGATGTAATCTTCCATTACCCAACTATCTACGAGTTTTCCTTTATCACGACCTTTGATCTTATCTAAATAGATGTAACCAAAAAGATCCGTGCCATAATCATAAGCTACAAATCTTCCCTGACGTTTTCCGGTGTTGTTTATCAGACGAATTTTCATACGATTTTTATCACAGTATTTTTTAATAAAAAAAAAGTACAAGATTTTTTTTTGCTAAAGGATTTTTTTATTATAACGATAGTACTATCAGGGAAAGAAGAAATTCTTCAAGGATGAAGGATTTTCCCGAAAAATATAGAAAGTTGCACGGAGGCAGAAATGTATTATGAGGAAATGAATCTTGAGTTGAAAAGCTCATTTTTAAAAATACCGATAAATTCAGCAAATTTAGTAAACGAGTCCCAATTACCTTTTTTTGGTCTATATGCCAGAAACTTGTTGGACGACAAGCAAATGCAAAAACTTGAAAAAATAAGAGATAAACATCTATCGAAAAAATCACAAAAAGAGCAATTCTCTAAAGACTAAAAGTTAATCTTTCTTTATTGGGTAGCATCTGGAATTTTTTTGTTTGGAGCTTTCTAAGAGCTTGTGATAGTCGAGAACTCCCTCATCAGTCACAAGCTCTCTTCGGATATAGTGAGTTCCATCTTCATAAAGATTGCTGACGGGATCGCATTCATCCAATTCTTCGTTAAGATACTTCTTGTTGCAATAGAAAAAAGATAGTGCAATTAACCCAAGAAGGCTACTTTTTATCGTTAGGTTTCTCATCTTTAGTTTCAGTTTTATTATCGGTGGAGGTCTGAGAAGGTTTTTCATTTGTCGGATTTTTCCCCGATTGATCTTTTGCTTTTGTTTCTCCATAACGAAGAGATATCATTTTTTTAACTTCTTCTCTGTCTTTTTCACGAGCTTTTTCTCTATTGACAGAAATAGATTCCAATGAATCGTCATAGTCTTTAATATATTCGGCAGGAATGTAATCGTCATCAATTAAAAGATTTTTTTCTAATCTTTCTTTTGCAGTGAGGTACCGATTTTTATCTTTATTGATAGTGTAGTATATCATCAAGAATTGAAAAATAGAATTACGATAAACAGAAATACTGTCGCAAGGGTTATAGTTGAGAAGGTCTTCAGCAATTCCTCCGGTTTGGAGGGCATTGTTCATGTGGGTTTCTAAAACAGAACTTAAATTTGCAGAGCTTCCTGCTTCAGGATTGATTTTTCTCTCAATAGCTAATTTAGAAGCATCTTTGGCAAGTTTGGAATATGTAGATTTGTATTTTTCTGAAGTAGATTTGCACTCTTCTTTAATTTCTTTTGCATTCTGTTCAAACTTTTTTCTTGCAGCAAGAAATTGTCGTTCCTGAAACGAAGAAGAGGCATCGACATACCCTACCATTAATTTATTAAACTTATCTGTAGTACCATGATTCATCATAGATATTTTGAGTTTACTGAGATTTCTATAGTTGGATTGCTTAAATCCTTCGCTGACATCATAAGGATTAATTGTCACGTCTCCAGATTCATGCTTCATCGGCTTGGAGTCAGCACTGTTTACCTTGGTTTCCTCTTTTTTTTCATTGGAAGAGTCCGGTTTGTCCTGTGCAAATATCATAAAAGGTAAAATCAATATTAGGATTGCAAAATTTCTCATAGTATTTGTACTAAATTCGATTTATTTATTTGAGTAAAGGAATTTTTTTTGTTAATACTAAAATCCGGATCACCCAGAAGAATTTCAATTTTTCGGGATATTGGTTTACGTTTTCAAGTTTCGCCTTCCTCAATAGATGAATCTGTTTTGCCTGAAGAAGATTGTATGGAATATCTGAAAAGAATTACAATCGCAAAATTAGAATCAATAAATGCGACATATTCCCAAACTCTTGTCTCTTCAGATACAATTGTAGTTTGGGAAAATAAGATTTTCCCTAAGCCATTAAATTTTCAAACTGCTAAAAATACCCTAATGGAACTAAATGGGAAAACTCATCAAGTATATTCCGGGCTGGGTATTTTTAAACAAGGAAATCTTTATTTTGATTTGGACAAAACATTTGTAGAATTGAAGAAATGGTCGATTGAAGAAATTGAAAACTATATTAAAGTCACTAATCCTTTAGATAAAGCCGGCTCTTACGGGATTCAAGATAAGTGCAGTCCTGTTTTAAGCTTTCAAGGCTCTTTTTCTAATGTTTTAGGCTTTCCGTTTAGAACTTTTTTAAAATACCACTCTCTTTGGTCAGAATTTCTTTAACCCCTACTTCGTAGTAGTTGTCTTAAAGACATAATCCCCAGATATCGAATCTTTTAGATTGGAGTTCCCACATTATTGCGGAAAAAGTGTAGAATTTGTATTAATAGCGAAACCTACCGAAATAGATGGAGTTCCCACATTATTGCGGAAAAAGTGTAGAATTTGTATTAATAGCGAAATCTGCCAAAATAGGTGGAGTCCCACATAAAAAAGCACTACTTTGGGCATATTATAGCTGAATGGATAGCTCTTTACAGATAGATTCAATTCTTTGTAAAATTTTGTCTACGCCCAAAAGAGAGAAAAGAACAGGTAACTCTAACCCTTGAAGTTTACCGGTTGTGCACCCACGAATCGGCATAAACAAAAGTTTTCCTTTCTCTCCTGAAATTTTTCCGGTTTCTGCCATTAGCTCTTTATAGTCTTCGACAGTAGTAGGTTTGTTTTTTTTAAGAAGTAGATAAAACTCTTTTATAACTTTTACTCCATTCCCTTCTAAAATCATTTTTTTAGTTTCTTCGTCTTTGGTTGATATTGAATTATTAAAAAATTCAGAAATATAGGGAGGAGCATCAGACAACCTGTCAAGATAGACTCGAATAGATTCCAATATTGATTTTAATGTTTCGTTATTTGCATTTTTGATTTCGTTTGGAATTGTATTGTCGCTCTGAATATACGGCAATACCATTTCTGATATAAATTTAATTTTTGAATCTCTGATAAATTTGTTGGATAGCCAATTCAGTTTTGATTTTGGATTTAAATACTCAGCAAGCTCAGAGGTAGCAAGCGAATTAAAATCTTTCTGATCTTTGTCGTCTGATTTTTTAAAAACATCAAACATAGAAGGGGATTTGGAGCACCTATTTACATCAAAGATTTTTTCTAATTTTTCCCTTTCAATATATTCCTGTCCATCCTCAGAAGTCCAGCCGAGTAAAGACATATAATTTACAAAGCAGTCTGGAAGATAGCCCAAATCTCTAAAAGCTAAAATGGAAGTAGCACCTGCTCTTTTAGAAAGTTTTTTTCCGTCTGAGCCTACGATTTCAGAAACATGAGCATACTCAGGAATATCCATTCCAAGTGCTTCATGGATTAAGACTTGTCTTGGAGTATTTGACAGATGACCAACACCTCGAATAACATGTGAAATTTTCATCAAGTAGTCATCAATCACCACTGCATAATTGTACGAAGGAAAATCGTCAGACTTTACAATGATAAAGTCTCCTATTAATTTTGTGTCAAATTTTACTTTTCCTTGAATAAGATCGCCTACTATTAAAGTTTTTGCAATAGTACGAAATCGAATCGAATAAGGAACTTCGTTATCAAGTTTTGTTTGAATTTCTGACTCAGTCATTCCAGAGCAAAGTCCATCATAAATATTTGGGACTCCCATTGCCTCGGAATGTTTCTTTTTTGCTTCTAATTCTTCTGTAGTACAAAAACATCTATAGGCTTTATTTTCAGTTAGTAACTTTTCAGTATATTTTTTATAGATAGAAATTCTTTCTGATTGTTTATAAGGTCCGTAAGGCCCGCCTACTTCCGGTCCTTCATCCCATTTTAGTCCAAGCCATTTCATAGATTCTACAATTGAGTCAAAAGAAGTTTGTGTGGATCGGTCTTGATCTGTGTCTTCGATCCTTAAAATAAATTTTCCACCATTAGACTTTGCGTACAAATAATTAAAAAGAGCTGTTCTCGCCCCTCCCACATGCAAAAATCCACTTGGTGAAGGAGCAAACCTTGTTCTAACTTCTTTACTCATAAATCCTCTAAACTTTTTTTAATTTGTGGCATTACAATA containing:
- a CDS encoding DNA mismatch repair protein, yielding MKIFHPETVLERRKEKLQNKELNLNLFLRKISRIRLGIFISCVVYFSILYFSRTENFLYQVGLLPLTGIFFYYVFLFQKIKKYRNRLASYLEVIKKELCRARLDFKNLNNNTDWKNFPNNIYQKDLDIFGDSGLFLYLDTTQTVEGEKKLLESLLCIKDRSESEILERQNRIRKLTLEKTLTLKYLRLWRDIEKKENHTKVKLTDLNKSRNFFFENRKFLQISYKILCILFISSAFVNFVFNISIFTSSLFFFQFSLFVFFRSKLLNHFKPYYNVSEKIKTIEKVLTFLIRKNISLNILEKYSFDEKEIKKSFHSLFKIMNKVSIVHSPSTHFLLNILFLWDFWLIDQLDNWQKKYSESLKIWSDTIIYLDSILPFSHFHFHNPENNFPQISDSYESISAKKMSHPLIPKSKRVQNDLAEIHFGEIDLITGSNMSGKTTYLRTIGINSVLALCGSSVPAENFCLPPISILTSIRNEDSLIDGISFFYAEVKKISSILKSLNKNKKSLVLLDELLKGTNSRERFIATTGILKKLQEYRSISFVTTHDTELANNFSGLHLHHFSEIIEDGKMNFDYKIKGGVVKSGNALKILEFEGLDLEFSQ
- the maf gene encoding septum formation protein Maf → MLILKSGSPRRISIFRDIGLRFQVSPSSIDESVLPEEDCMEYLKRITIAKLESINATYSQTLVSSDTIVVWENKIFPKPLNFQTAKNTLMELNGKTHQVYSGLGIFKQGNLYFDLDKTFVELKKWSIEEIENYIKVTNPLDKAGSYGIQDKCSPVLSFQGSFSNVLGFPFRTFLKYHSLWSEFL
- a CDS encoding glutamate--tRNA ligase, coding for MSKEVRTRFAPSPSGFLHVGGARTALFNYLYAKSNGGKFILRIEDTDQDRSTQTSFDSIVESMKWLGLKWDEGPEVGGPYGPYKQSERISIYKKYTEKLLTENKAYRCFCTTEELEAKKKHSEAMGVPNIYDGLCSGMTESEIQTKLDNEVPYSIRFRTIAKTLIVGDLIQGKVKFDTKLIGDFIIVKSDDFPSYNYAVVIDDYLMKISHVIRGVGHLSNTPRQVLIHEALGMDIPEYAHVSEIVGSDGKKLSKRAGATSILAFRDLGYLPDCFVNYMSLLGWTSEDGQEYIEREKLEKIFDVNRCSKSPSMFDVFKKSDDKDQKDFNSLATSELAEYLNPKSKLNWLSNKFIRDSKIKFISEMVLPYIQSDNTIPNEIKNANNETLKSILESIRVYLDRLSDAPPYISEFFNNSISTKDEETKKMILEGNGVKVIKEFYLLLKKNKPTTVEDYKELMAETGKISGEKGKLLFMPIRGCTTGKLQGLELPVLFSLLGVDKILQRIESICKELSIQL